The following nucleotide sequence is from Bacteroidota bacterium.
AAACAATTGTTCCCAAAAAGTTTAACAAAAACTTGTATGAGTGGGGCATTGCGCGAACCAGGAGAAATAACCACCTGCTCAACACCCAGTCTTTTTAGAATAAGCGGCAGGACTGCTATGTGTTGTTTCGGATTCATCCTTTTACCTGGCGTATAACGGACAATAGGGTTTCGGCTTTCATCTCTGTTTCAAGCCATTCGTCTTCGGGTACTGAGTCGGCAGTAATTCCACCACCAATAAATAGAGAAAGGTTGTTCTCCAGCACTTTCATGCAACGTAAATTTACAAACAAAGAGAGTCTGTCGTTCAAACCCAAAGGCCCCAAAAAACCTGCATAGTATTCGCGCTGGTGTTTTTCGAGGCTGCTTATAAGTTCGAGGCTTTCTTTCCGAGGCATGCCGCACACTGCAGGAGTTGGATGAAGATTCCTGAGAAATTCACCCAGACAATTCTTTAACTCGGTGCTACGAAACGAAAAATCTGTACGTAAATGCACCAAATTTCCGGCTTGCTTGGTATAGGGGCCTTCGAGATCTACATCAACCAGGTTAAACTTAGAAAGCACTTTGGAAATGTATCGGGTTACATATTCCTGTTCCAGGCGTTCCTTGCTATTCCAGGCTCCGATGTTTAAATTTTGCTCGTTAAAGGGTCTAGTACCTGCCAAAGAAACAGTATACATGGTTCCGTTTTTCGCCTTCAGAAGTGGTTCGGGTGTGGCTCCAATCCATAAATGGGGTCCGGCATTGAAGATATAAACGAAGGCATTGGGATAGGATTCGGTAAGTCGGGCAAAAATCTTTCCAAGCAATGGAACATAATTTCCATCGATATTCTTAACACGGCTTAGAACAACTTTTTCAAAATTACCTGTCTCGATGTGTTTTAGAATCTGATCGATTTGAGAAATGTATTCGTTGTGGCTTACCGAATCGGGAATATGGCTGCTGTCTGACTGGATTGGAAAATAATTGTAAGTATTTAGTGAGTCATGGTCTCTTGCTGATATAATTTCCTGACCATAAATATCAGATTCAATAAGAAACGAAGGACAATTTGAATCGGCTGAAAAGGGAGTTACAAGAAAGCCTTTCAGGTCGAAATAGGATTCGCCCTCGGACAACAACTTAATCTTTTCGGAGCGTTGAATAACAATCTCTGGGTATTTGGCATTGGGGAGCCGATAAGCTGCAAAAACAAGATTCTTTTCGAGACATATTTTTACAGCCTGATAAACGCTTATCGTATCGGTTTGAACAATTGACACAAATCCTCCTTAAGTTTTTTCGCGTATGATGTTAGTAACCCGAATCGTGGAAATAAGTTTATCGCTTTCATCCGTTATTTTTACATCCCACACATGAGTCGACTGCCCTTTGTGAATGATAGTTGCCGTAGCGTAAATATTGCCGCTGCTCACAGTGCCCACATGGTTGCCACTTACTTGAAGGCCCAACACATCGTAACGACTTTCGTCGATTATCATCACCGATCCTGCACCGGCCACTGTTTCGGCCAAAGCCAGAGAGGCCCCTCCATGCAAAATTCCCGTTGGTTGATGTTTTTTCTGGTTGACCGGCATAAGGGCTTTCACATAATCGGCCCCATACTCAATAAACTCGATTTCGAGGTGACCAATAAAAGTGTCTTTGCAGAATTCGTTAATCTGTTCGATGGTCATAGGCGTTGTAATTATCTTCAAATATATAAAAATGTTTTCCGGAGCCAGCTAATATCCATCAGGGTGGCTATTTTCTAACCTTAATTAAACAAGCCGAGCCGAAAAGAAAACGTTTCACCCAGAAATCTCTGAAACCATTTTTCACAAAAAGCTGTTCCAATTGCTGAATGGTATAATACTTCGAGGCTGAATGAGCCAGATACCAGTAGGCTTTAAAATTACCGGTTAAAATCCCACCCATAGGAATAACCACCAGGTATAAATGAAGCAGATAAGCAAACCGGATAAAAGGATTTTGTGGTACGGAACTTTCAAGAATAAACAACTGACCACCGGGTTTAAGTACCCGCTTCATCTCATCTATATGCTTTTGCTCCTCGGGGTTATTAAAGGTGAGGTTTCGAAAACCAAAACCAATGACAATGCTATCGAAAGAATTGGTTTGAAAGGGTAGCACCGAGGCTTTCCCCTGGATAAATTCAGGCCTCGATTCTGTTAAACCGGAGGCCTTTTCGGTTGCCCGACCCAACATGTCGTGATTCATGTCATAAGCTTTAATGCTTAAGTTTTTTTTCGATTTGCGAGAAAGGGAAATGGCGAGGTCGCCCGTGCCAGTGCACAAGTCGAGCACACTCTCCGGATTAGCATCAAGGCATTGCTTTATAGCCATGCTCCGCCATTTTCGATCGAGGCCAAAAGTAAACAGTTTGTTCATCAGGTCGTAATGCCTGAAAATAGAAGAGTAAAAACTATTTAAATTGAACCCTTTAATTTTGGTCATGCGAAAGTTATTTGTGATTATCCCTATGCAGGATTTTGTTGGATAAGATACTCCTGAAACACATGAATACTATTAAAAGTTTTTGTCTGAGGTGTAATCATGCGTATTTCCTGACTGTCCTCGTTTACCTCTACTGTAGGAACTTTCTCTGTTTCGTTGTAAAGTACAGTATACCCCAGACGCTTCAGTAGCCTCACCACGCAGGCCTGGAGCAAACCCATCCCAATCACCACTATTCTTTTTTCCTTGTCTGTAGTAATTTCAAAGGAGGCTGACCAAGGTTGAAAACTTATTTTCTCGTTGCCAAACACCTTGTCGAGCGTACCATTGTATATAAAAGCTTCGGGTATATCGCTCATCAATTGTTGGTCAGGACCAACCATCCATATCTTATCAGACACCTGCAAAGCAAGTCCAAGTTCGTGCGTGGAAAGCAACACTCCCTTTCCCATTTCATGTGCCAGCTTTTTAAGTAGCAATAGAACTTCCATTCGGTTTGATAAATCGAGGTGAGCCGTTGGTTCATCCAGAATAATCATATCAACATCCTGTGCCAGCACCCTCGAAATCATAGCCCTTTGGCGCTCGCCATCGCTCAGCTCACCTAACCTTGATCCTGCTTTATGCACTAAACCAACTTTCTGAATCGAGTCGTGTACAACTTTCAAATCGGCTGAGGTAAGTCGGCCTAGCCAGTTGGTATGCGGATAACGTCCCATGGAAACCAGTTCAAGCACAGACATGTTGCGTTCATAAACCGGATCGGTAAGAACAACTCCAATGCGTTCGGCCCTTTGGAGAAAAGAAATATGATCGAGGTTTTCGTCCTTAAAAAAAATGGCTCCCTCCAAAGAAGGTATAAGGCCAATCAGGCTTTTTATAAGGGTTGATTTACCGCAACCATTAGGACCTATAAAGCTGATTAGTTCACCCGGGTTGATTACCAGATTTAAATTGCCCAGAACCTCGAGCCTGGATTTGCGCGCCCAATAACCTACACTTAGCTTGCGGGTAGATAAAAGTGGTTTTATCGTGGATTGTTGCATGAGTATTTACAGACTCGAATTCAGTTTACGCGAACGAATAATGAGCAAAATTACTACAGGAGCACCAAAAAGGGCTGTAACACCATTGATAGGTAAGGTGGCTGCACGCCCGGGCAACTGAGCAATAATATCACAAACAAGCATTAGCAATGGACCTGCAAGCAGCACGCCCGGCAATACAAAACGAAACGACACCCGGTGGGAAACCAGACGCACCATATGCGGAACGGTCATTCCAACAAAAGCTATAGGGCCGGTAAAGGCCGTAAGCACCCCAACTAACACGCTCGAAATAACGATCATCATAAAGCGGGTACGCCGCACATTAACACCTGTAATCCGGGCATGAACCTCACCCATAAGCATAGCATCAAGCGGTTTAATGAGTAAGATTGAAGATGCTATTGCTAAAAAGAATACAGGTATAATTATTTTTAAATGCAACCAACTTGTTGCACCCAAACTGCCCAATGACCATATCACAAAACGATGCACCAGTTCCGGTGGGGCAAAATATTCGAGAATTCCTACTATTGAAGAGGCAAGAGCTCCGATCATAATACCAATGATAAGCAGGGATACTGTATCGGCAAGTCGCCATGAAAAGCTCAATACCACCAAAAATACCAGGGCAGCACCTATCATGGCTGCCAATACTTGTCCTCCTGCTGCCACCAAGGGTTGCATACTAAAAAAAGTGGCTGCGCTAAGTGTATAAACTGCCACCCCTAAACCTGCACCCGAACTGATGCCCAACACATAAGGTCCAGCTAGTGGATTATGGAACAGGGTCTGCAGCAAAAGGCCTGAAAGTGCAAGGCTACCACCTGCCAGAATGGCTGTAAGGGCTCTTGGTAAACGTACTTCGTAAATAATATACTCAATAGTTGTATTGTGGGTGAAGCCTAATAAGGTATGGTAAAAATCACGAAATGATATATCGGCACTAGCCACTGCCAAATCGGTAAAAAACACCAATATTAGTGCTGCAGCCAGAAACCATAGCAACCAGGAGGAGGAGGAAAAACGCTTTCTGCTATTCAAGTTT
It contains:
- a CDS encoding ubiquinone/menaquinone biosynthesis methyltransferase, which codes for MTKIKGFNLNSFYSSIFRHYDLMNKLFTFGLDRKWRSMAIKQCLDANPESVLDLCTGTGDLAISLSRKSKKNLSIKAYDMNHDMLGRATEKASGLTESRPEFIQGKASVLPFQTNSFDSIVIGFGFRNLTFNNPEEQKHIDEMKRVLKPGGQLFILESSVPQNPFIRFAYLLHLYLVVIPMGGILTGNFKAYWYLAHSASKYYTIQQLEQLFVKNGFRDFWVKRFLFGSACLIKVRK
- a CDS encoding ABC transporter ATP-binding protein; protein product: MQQSTIKPLLSTRKLSVGYWARKSRLEVLGNLNLVINPGELISFIGPNGCGKSTLIKSLIGLIPSLEGAIFFKDENLDHISFLQRAERIGVVLTDPVYERNMSVLELVSMGRYPHTNWLGRLTSADLKVVHDSIQKVGLVHKAGSRLGELSDGERQRAMISRVLAQDVDMIILDEPTAHLDLSNRMEVLLLLKKLAHEMGKGVLLSTHELGLALQVSDKIWMVGPDQQLMSDIPEAFIYNGTLDKVFGNEKISFQPWSASFEITTDKEKRIVVIGMGLLQACVVRLLKRLGYTVLYNETEKVPTVEVNEDSQEIRMITPQTKTFNSIHVFQEYLIQQNPA
- a CDS encoding chorismate-binding protein encodes the protein MSIVQTDTISVYQAVKICLEKNLVFAAYRLPNAKYPEIVIQRSEKIKLLSEGESYFDLKGFLVTPFSADSNCPSFLIESDIYGQEIISARDHDSLNTYNYFPIQSDSSHIPDSVSHNEYISQIDQILKHIETGNFEKVVLSRVKNIDGNYVPLLGKIFARLTESYPNAFVYIFNAGPHLWIGATPEPLLKAKNGTMYTVSLAGTRPFNEQNLNIGAWNSKERLEQEYVTRYISKVLSKFNLVDVDLEGPYTKQAGNLVHLRTDFSFRSTELKNCLGEFLRNLHPTPAVCGMPRKESLELISSLEKHQREYYAGFLGPLGLNDRLSLFVNLRCMKVLENNLSLFIGGGITADSVPEDEWLETEMKAETLLSVIRQVKG
- a CDS encoding PaaI family thioesterase; translation: MTIEQINEFCKDTFIGHLEIEFIEYGADYVKALMPVNQKKHQPTGILHGGASLALAETVAGAGSVMIIDESRYDVLGLQVSGNHVGTVSSGNIYATATIIHKGQSTHVWDVKITDESDKLISTIRVTNIIREKT
- a CDS encoding iron ABC transporter permease yields the protein MNSRKRFSSSSWLLWFLAAALILVFFTDLAVASADISFRDFYHTLLGFTHNTTIEYIIYEVRLPRALTAILAGGSLALSGLLLQTLFHNPLAGPYVLGISSGAGLGVAVYTLSAATFFSMQPLVAAGGQVLAAMIGAALVFLVVLSFSWRLADTVSLLIIGIMIGALASSIVGILEYFAPPELVHRFVIWSLGSLGATSWLHLKIIIPVFFLAIASSILLIKPLDAMLMGEVHARITGVNVRRTRFMMIVISSVLVGVLTAFTGPIAFVGMTVPHMVRLVSHRVSFRFVLPGVLLAGPLLMLVCDIIAQLPGRAATLPINGVTALFGAPVVILLIIRSRKLNSSL